The Pangasianodon hypophthalmus isolate fPanHyp1 chromosome 5, fPanHyp1.pri, whole genome shotgun sequence genome includes a window with the following:
- the ddx18 gene encoding ATP-dependent RNA helicase DDX18 gives MADLQMKLLRKKIQKRNEKNKERKLRQKQREEEEEAAENESKVRSEDCDGETTAEAPAADTEPDMADENQKSESTQEDSGTQNSSKKKKKKKRKLNEAADSTNMSVKKAKQENSEGDGAELSEEGEEQESAKEVFQDEEEDAEKDEDEECDGPELPSGLTGAFEDQSFASLAELVSENTLKGVKEMGFENMTEIQHKTIRPLLEGRDVLAAAKTGSGKTLAFLIPAIELIYKLKFMPRNGTGVVILSPTRELAMQTYGVLKELMTHHVHTYGLIMGGSNRSAEAQKLGNGVNILVATPGRLLDHLQNTPGFMYKNLQCLIIDEADRILEVGFEEELKQIIKLLPKKRQTMLFSATQTRKVEDLARISLKKEPLYVGVDDNKDTATVEGLEQGYVVCPSEKRFLLLFTFLKKNRKKKLMVFFSSCMSVKYHYELLNYIDLPVMAIHGKQKQTKRTTTFFQFCNADSGILLCTDVAARGLDIPEVDWIVQYDPPDDPKEYIHRVGRTARGVNGRGHALLILRPEELGFLRFLKQAKVPLSEFEFSWSKISDIQSQLEKLIEKNYYLHKSAQEAYKSYVRAYDSHSLKQIYNVQTLNLPQVALSFGFKVPPYVDLNVHSSKGVKLQKRGGGGGFGYQKSKNLHKAKIFKHVNKGKGDRRQFSR, from the exons ATGGCGGATCTTCAGATGAAGCTTCTTCGGAAGAAAAttcagaaaagaaatgaaaagaataaagaGCGCAAGCTGAGACAGAAGCaaagggaagaagaagaagaagcagcagaaaACG AGTCTAAAGTAAGAAGTGAGGATTGTGATGGAGAGACGACTGCAGAGGCTCCAGCTGCAGACACCGAGCCGGACATGGCAGATGAAAATCAGAAGAGTGAATCCACTCAGGAGGACAGCGGCACACAAAACAgcagcaagaagaagaaaaagaagaagcgGAAACTAAATGAAGCAGCAGATTCCACCAACATGT cTGTGAAAAAGGCCAAACAGGAGAACAGTGAGGGCGATGGGGCTGAGCTCTCTGAGGAAGGAGAGGAACAAGAGAGTGCAAAAGAAGTATTtcaggatgaggaagaggatgctgagaaagatgaagatgaggagTGTGATGGACCAGAGCTTCCATCTGGACTGACAG gaGCATTTGAGGACCAGTCGTTTGCATCACTGGCAGAGCTTGTGAGTGAGAACACACTCAAGGGTGTTAAAGAGATGGGTTTTGAAAACATGACTGAGATTCAGCACAAAACCATACGCCCCCTACTGGAGGGAAG AGATGTTCTTGCAGCTGCTAAAACTGGCAGTGGGAAAACTCTAGCCTTCCTCATTCCTGCCATTGAGCTCATCTATAAACTCAAGTTCATGCCCAGAAAtg gTACTGGAGTGGTGATTTTGTCCCCAACACGTGAGTTGGCCATGCAGACATACGGAGTACTGAAGGAGTTGATGACTCATCACGTGCACACATATGGCCTTATTATGGGCGGCAGTAACCGCTCAGCTGAAGCCCAGAAGCTTGGTAATGGAGTCAACATCCTGGTGGCCACCCCTGGGAGACTGCTCGACCATCTACAG AACACTCCTGGCTTCATGTATAAAAACCTGCAGTGTTTGATTATTGATGAAGCAGACAGAATTCTTGAGGTTGGATTTGAGGAAGAACTTAAACAGATCATCAAACTGCTGCCAA AGAAGAGACAGACCATGCTGTTCTCAGCTACACAGACGAGGAAGGTGGAGGATCTGGCACGAATCTCTCTGAAGAAAGAGCCTCTGTACGTGGGAGTGGACGATAACAAAGATACAGCCACGGTGGAAGGGCTGGAGCAG GGCTATGTGGTATGCCCGTCAGAGAAACGCTTCCTGCTGCTTTTTACATTCCTGAAGAAAAACCGCAAGAAGAAGCTGATGGTGTTCTTCTCCTCCTGCATGTCTGTGAAGTATCACTATGAGCTTCTCAACTATATCGACCTGCCTGTTATGGCCATCCAT GGCAAGCAGAAGCAGACGAAGAGAACCACCACATTTTTCCAGTTCTGTAACGCAGACTCTGGCATCTTGCTCTGCACTGATGTTGCCGCCAGAGGACTTGATATCCCTGAGGTGGACTGGATCGTCCAGTACGACCCACCAGATGACCCTAAG GAATACATCCACCGTGTGGGTCGAACTGCTCGAGGTGTTAATGGCAGAGGCCATGCCCTCCTCATTCTCAGACCCGAAGAGCTTGGCTTCCTGAGGTTCCTCAAACAGGCCAAG GTCCCACTGAGTGAGTTTGAATTCTCTTGGAGTAAGATCTCAGATATTCAGTCACAG TTGGAGAAGCTGATCGAGAAGAATTACTACCTGCATAAATCAGCTCAGGAGGCGTACAAATCGTACGTAAGAGCATACGATTCGCACTCCCTCAAACAGATCTACAATGTACAGACACTCAACCTCCCACAGGTGGCACTGTCCTTTGGCTTCAAAGTACCACCTTATGTTGACCTCA ATGTTCACAGCAGTAAAGGTGTAAAGCTGCAGAAGAGGGGAGGAGGTGGAGGCTTTGGCTACCAAAAATCCAAGAACCTGCATAAGGCAAAGATCTTCAAACATGTTAACAAGGGCAAGGGAGACCGCAGACAGTTCTCCCGCTGA